Part of the Lampris incognitus isolate fLamInc1 chromosome 1, fLamInc1.hap2, whole genome shotgun sequence genome is shown below.
AGAAAGAagctctatgtatgtatgtatgtatttatcttAATGTGTTTAATGGAAATACAactatatgtaaatatatataaatacatacatatgcatatatgtatgtatgtgtttgcatatatatatatatatatatattctctaattaaacaaaagaaaagaaaaatgaaaatgcaTTAAACAAAGTCCTGCCTCTTTGCATGAATAAACATTATTTTAAATGTATTCCTACACTAAAATCAAAATACACAATAAAAGAGAAAAACAtatatacaataaatgacacatgAATAGAATGAAGAGTAAAAACGAGTTTCCATAGCTTAACTTGCACAAGATTGGATAATATCAACGTTATCATGTCGGAAATAATTTTCCAGGAAAACCCTCATTGCTGAACCTATGAATTTGTTGAAAGTTTAGCAGGTTTATTTCTGTAAAAGCAATTTGAAGGTACAATCTGCAATTGATGCATACAGCGGCTGTCTGCCCCTTTTGTGCtgttgttttggtcagacttaGTGAATGTTGTTTGCTTTATTACTTGTGAATGAGAAAAATCAATCAATGCCGCATCGTTTTCAATTCCTTTTTaggctttcagttgtctccatttctcaaacagaTTCGCAATGTTGACCTGATGGTGAGATATGTCATGTTTCTATGTTAACAGTAGAGCGCTCGTATTGTTGTGGTACTCCACAAAGCCATGGCGGCGCATGCAAttacagattgtacctttaatgTACACACAAAGACTTTACAGAATGAGATGCTAAATGTGGTTTTCCTCTCCAGACTTATCTTCCAGTGATGTGGGCATGGGGGGTGTGAGGCGCCACCCACTCCTCTTCAATGTGTCCGTCCCCCGCCATGAACGCGTCACAGCAGCTGAGCTCCGTCTCTACACCCTTGTTCAGACCGACCGCCACCTCTACGCCGGGGTCGACCGTAAGGTCACCATCTACGAACTGGAGCCGCATGACAGGGACAACAACATgacagaggagaggacagaggacatgagaggagatgcgttcagaggaggaggaggaggagaagaagagggacGACAAGAGCTGGTGGAGTTGGCGTCTCGTCAGGTCTACGGCACTGATAATGGCTGGCAGGCCTTTGATCTCACCACTGCTGTTCAACGCTGGCGCAAGTCCGAATACAGCACCACCCACAGGTTGGAGGTGCACATTGCTACCCTGGCCGCTGATGAGTCAGGGGGTCAGGGGGTTGAAGGGTTGCCAGAGGGGGACTTAAAGATTGACACCAGCCCGGAGGAAAAACACAGACCTCTCCTGATCGTCTTCTCCGATGACCAAAGCAGTGATCACCGTGATGACAGACGGGAGCTGAACGAAATGATCGACCATGAGACCTCAGATTCGGTCCTCCAAGATAACTTGGGCCTGGGCCTGTATGGGCTGTGGGGAGAGATGGGGAGGGACAGTGAAGCGAGGGAGGAACTGGACGAAGAGGCCCTGATCCAGATGCGGTCCAACTTGATCTATGACACAGCGTCCCGTATCCGACGCAACGCCAAGGGCAACCACTGCAAAAAGCAGTCTCTGTTCGTGGAATTCAAAGACATCGGGTGGGATAGCTGGATCCTGGCACCCACTGGGTATGATGCCTTTGAGTGCAGCGGCATTTGCTCCTACCCGCTGACAAAACACGTCACCCCCACCAAGCACGCCATCATCCAGACCCTAGTCAACATCAACAGCCCGCAGAAGGCAGGACGGGCATGTTGCGTGCCCACCAAGCTAGACCCCATCTCTCTTCTGTACCTGGAAGACACTGGTGTAGTCACCTACAAATACAAGTTTGAAGGCATGGTAGTGGCAGAGTGTGGTTGTCGATAGTCCTGATTCTGGAGAGATGAACTCTTGATAGCATCTTAGTACTAgacaaaaataagtaaataaatcccGGGACAACATAAGCTAAAATTAAGCTGAAAAACAAGACAATCCAGAACTCTTTAAAAACAACTGTTTTCCCCAAAATGAACAGAGGAACAGTTGTTGGGATCTCTGTCAGGATTACTGGGTGAGCCTGGAGGTTGGCATTTGCAACTTGCAAATGTATTTATGCTTTAAAACACTAAATTTGGTCTTTAAACGCTACATTTTGCATTTCAAGACAAAACGAGAGCAATTCTTCTTGTATAGTCGAGTCAACAGTATCAGTTACCACTACAGAGATGAACTGATGGAAATGTGCAGCAAATCTACAGTCGAGGTGTGTTTTTAAAAGCAATGCCGAGGCTTTGTACCAGTTTAAGGACTCCCAAAGACTCCCAGTAAACATAATGGTATTTTTGCATCACGTGCAGCCCAATGGGAACTATTGGGGCAGTTTTCTGACCCCTTCCCCCCTTCGTTTCAGCACTGATCCACTGACATCCATCTTCTCCTTCACTTATCTCTGGCCTTCTCGGTGGATGCAAACCCTAACCAGCACTTAATATGGCCGGGCTTAGAAAACAACCTCTCTGACGCAACCCGGGCCAACATGTAGTTCTTCAGGCCCACCTCCCGCTCCTCCCCTGATACGTCAGCGCTGGGCAGGGGGTCAGATTAGCGGGGTTATCACTCTTTCAACCTCTTTCCAACTTCAGCTCCAATCAGATGCCGTGCAAGCCACATCTCCAGCTTTCACTCCTCTGGCCACAGCGATAATGAGGTGTCAGAACCGAGAAACATGTGTGCCGCCACTCTCAGACTTGAGGATGGGATGCCATTGTAAGCTGTTTGGGAGGTGCTGGTGGAATAAGGAAGAGCGACAGGAAGGTGAGGACAGCGTTCGAAAATCCCAAACACTGTAAATCACATGCTGGCTCAAGTCAATCCCCCCTAACCATGTGACCCCAACATATCTCCTTGTCCATGACTTTTTAACAGTAAAGATTAACTTTTTGAACTGTTACCTTAAAGAATGGAAATGGCGGTATCATGCCCTCAATGCTCTTTATGGATTCTGAGAGGAGATACAATTATGTTTCTTTTCTTGTATGCTTTTTGATACTGACTTCCGCTGCTCAAGTCAAACAAAAGACTATTTATTGCTCTAATTTATTGATATTTACAGCAAAGAGAAGATGACTatgtaaaattttattgctcatgtAGTGTATGGTTTGGTATCAGTGATATTTCTATATGCTCACCTTATGAGGAGCAACACAACAAATTCTTCAATAAACCAAAAGAGCAATTCCCAAAAATGTGATGACAGAAGAGTTTCTCATGGCCTAAGATTTGTCACTGCTGAACTAAATAGCAGATACCGTGGGTTTGTTCATATCTAAAGTGAAAAATTGTGCTAATTAACGAAACAGTATTTTATCATCCAAATGAATGGAAAGCAGTGTTCACAGCTGGATTTAAATGATTTCTTTACCATACTACAACTGAGCATCAAGGTATCTGTATGTGtactttaattttttttcaaacaaaacaCACGGTGTGAAAAAGAGCACGTACATTTCCAGATTGTTTTCCAGGAGGAGTTGGCAGTACCAGTGTATCAGTACGTGGCTCAGTTTGACAGTATCAGCTCACAGGTCATaggtcacacatgacacacaaacacagaagcaTGGGAAACAGACCGCGAGTCTCCCTAATGAACACAATGGATGTCCCACCGCTAACACTGACCGTACAGTAGCAGATGCAGACagctgtgatgtaaaaaaaaaaaaaaagaaagaaaaaacttttCGCAAACAATGAACAGTAAGCTGCACAACAATCTGGCCTTTGTTTTTTTCAGTGCCCTTCGAAACAAAACTTTGAATTTTAATTTGATCTTTGACTCTGATCCTGATGGTGACAGCATTGTGATTTTCTTTCTGTGTTACCAACGCACACTGATATTCAAATAAAAGACAAATCTGATTCTGAAAGGTGTTTGGCTTCATCTCTTTACGGTGTTGTGGTACGCAGCATGTGAAATGAAGCAATTTACATTTTTGAAGAGTGCTAAACGAGACACAAGATCAGAAAATGTAGGATACTGTACACAGCCCCACACATAGTACTATGCAGATGGTACATGGATGGCTGATAACAAGGGGGGAATGTTTACAGCGAGCCGATGGCAGGCTGCCTTTCGCTCTCTGTGAGAGGGATTGTGCCACCCATGTCGAAACACTGAGGTGGGAACATTCCTGTAGGGGTGAAAACACAGAAAACACTTCACTCTCCACTTCACTCTCCAAAGCAACATGTGTCTGATGGGCCTGAAGGGCAGTCATGCTGCTTTCAGCTACACAAAATAATGCTGCATCTATTACGAGCTTCATCAAGATCCCAACTGATGTCATTGAtttatttgaatttttttttttatgtttcctcccctttttctccccaattgtatccggccaattaccccactcttccaagccgtcccgatctctgctccaccccctctgccgattcggggagggctgcagactaccacatgcctcctccgatacatgtggagtcgccggccgtttcttttcacctgacagtgaggaatttcgccagggggatgtagcatgtgggaggatcatgctattcccccagttccccttccccccctgaataggcgctccaaccaatcagaggaggtgctagtgcagtgaccaggacacatacccacatttggcttcccacccgcagacacgggcaattgtgtctgtagggacgtccgaccaagccggaggtaacggggattcgaaccgccgaaccccgtgttggcaatggaatagactgccacgctacccagatgccgtgACTGATTTATCTTAACACTTAAATCAGGGGGAGTCTGATAGAGTTAactttctaataataataatctataaTTTAGAATAGAATAGGACCAAAGAGACTAGATACTCCAACTACACATGCTCTCAAGTGTCACCTCGTGGTTTAACCTAAAATTCACAATAGTTTAGAGATCAGAGCATTTGCTTTTCTTGGAATTGTAGAGcagaaggaacggagaagaccgtaggttcacactttagccatgtaggcaactttctttaatcaacggtaaatcagagagacaataaaaccacagctcgactgagcagaGGCGGCAAGaagaatcagaaaactggctgaacaaccataacttaaccctgcgttaacctgccagggcaaccctgacttaacccttagttcctggggagaattctatccccaatacgtgtccaccacatgagcccccccagaattcgccctagtaattgaagtcaggcaggcgcagggggacgacaggccgtccgcggtggctccgggtaacaggggccggagtgtctctgggaggcattgacgtgggcctgtggaggtcggcctgaggagcagaagaggcagcgtgggcctccacggggggaggaggcggagccgggggacgaccgcgacgaggaggttgggctaactccaacggctgcgtcaagtctaggtgtgcgggtttaactcggtccactgaaacatgctcggccgtgcccccaaaatctaccaccaggtgcttagttccccgttccaggacgcggaaggggccgtcataagggggttgcagaggggggcggtgtgcgtcgtgacggatgaacacgtagtccgctgactgcagacctgggggcacctgagACACcagagcgccgtgttgggcggtagggacgggtgtgaaagctctgaccccgtccagcaaggaggctcattggtccacagctgaccagggacgcgttgcgttggacATGAAATCGCcagggactcgcagcggcgtgccgtacaccagctccgcagaggaggcttgtaggtcttccttcggggcggtccgcaggcccagcatgacccatgggagcttgtcgacccagttgcagtccttgagagtagcccgaagcgcagccttcatggaccggtggaagcgctcacataggctgttcgcctgagggtggtaggcggtagtgcagtgaagcttgacgccagagcctcacccacagcattccatagctctgaggtaaactgtggcccgcggtcagatgaaaggtcagaaggcgtaccgaaacgtgagacccacgacccaataaaagcccgggccacatcagcagacgtcgtggatgccaggggaacagcttcaggccagcgcgtagtcctgtccaccacagtgaagcggtaggtgaacccatgggaggggggtaggggaccaaccaggtcgatgtGGACATGGTCAattcgtctctccggcactgcgaagcgttccaggggcgccttaatgtggcggtgtatcttagcccgctgacaggcaacacacgagtcggcccacgctttcacgtccctcttaagtccctcccacacaaacttagcagaggtcaggcgcacggatggcttaccgcctggatgagagaggccgtgcacagcttcaaacacggggcgtctccagctgtccgggacgatgggcctgggctgtcctgtggagacgtcacacaggagggtgacacctgtgttgctgaaaggaacgtcctgcaggcggagccccgtgtcggaggtccggagacggaggatgctcgggtccgtggcctggtcagcagccatctgtgcatagtctaggcctaggtggaccgctccaatcactgccctagagaggcagtcagctacctggttagacttaccagcgacgtgctggatgtcggtagtgaattccgaaatgtaggagagttgtcgctgctggcgagcggaccatggctcggctgtcttggacatggcaaacgtgaggggcttctggtccacgtacgcagtaaactcgcggccctctagcaggaaccggaaatgccggacggcgagccagagaccgaggagttccctgtcaaaagtactgtacttgcgctctcggggtgtaagctggtgactgaaaaaggccaaaggctgccaagtccccccccacccactgctcgtgaaccgcaccaacagcatagtccgatgcatccgtggttatggaaataggcgctgtaggtgaaggatgcgccagcagggtagcctgggagagcgcagctttagtctcggtgaacgcacggtcccgctctgctgtccagtcgaccgcctggttgggggacttgcctttcagcgcctcgtacagtggccggatgataaaggcggctcggggaatgaagcggtggtagaatgtcaccatcccgatgaactccctgagcgcacgagctgtttgggggcgcggaaaggccgccaccgcttccacctttgagggcagggggaccgccccgtccccagtgatgcggtgcccgaggaaatcaatggccgtcagcccgaaccggcacttcgccgggttgacgatcagtcCATGCTGgatgaggcgtgtgaagagggcgtgaagatgggacaggtgttcttcctcggaggcgctggcgatgagtatgtcgtccaaatagacgaagatgaaaggaaggccacggagcactgaatccatcagccgctgaaaggagtgggctgcgtttttgagtccaaatggcattcgtaggaattcaaataggccgaatggggtagtcaccgctgtcttggggatgtccgaggggtgcacgggaacttgatgataaccacggaccaggtcgacttttgagaagacgcgtttgccagacaggtttgcagaaaagtcctggatatgcgggacaggatagcggtcgggcgtggtggcgtcatttagtcggcggtagtccccgcatgggcgccaacctccatcaggcttagcgacgatgtggagtggggacgcccacgggctgtcagagcggcggatgatccccatgcgttccaggtgctcgagctcagacttggcaatggcgagtttggcggggtcaagacgcctggctctggcgtagaccgggggccccttcgtagcaatgtgatgctccaccccatgcttagcggtgagtgcagagaaggtaggctgggtgaggtcagggaactcagcgaggaggcggttgaacttgtctgcctctgagagagagttggctagacctgcataggccgcttccccccgcgtacatgcgaaggaggagaaggttaaggcgtcgaccagacggctgttctgaatgtccactagcaaaccgtaagggaagcgttacattggccatgacgaactcccacgtgaaacgttatccaccaaaacacagttctacagaccgcacgccgtaggtgtggatagggctgctgtcagccgtcgccaactgggggccccgctccccgcccatgatgtcgacgtcagtagcagggagcacgcttctctgtgcgcccgtgtcacagagaaatcgccgaccggagatggtgtcgaggatgaagagtagcctgctcgtatcgccaacactcatggccactactgagtgttggccctctcgtttcccgtcggcctgtagttgcagggggaacggcaccgtttagctttcgcaccaaatcgagcgtggtacatacagagtccagagggcttgtagcggtctgccgctgtggcgccaccgtcgggccacgcccgcgatgtcggcggggggccagtgaaggtaggagccagcaccccggcatgggaggaacgttgtgtaacgacgaagaatcggtcagcctcctttgccagctcacggggatcagtgatggtggagttagcgagcgcagtctggacgtggggcagcatgttgcgcagaaacagctccataaacaggaaacatggcttttcttgacccagtaggtttaacatcctgctcattagctccgatggtttgccatctcccaagccctgaattgcgaagaggcgacgtgctctctccgttgttgacagttcaaaagtttcaaggaggagatgtttaagtgcggcgtatttaccatcggccggtgggttggttatgaaaccgcttatcctggaagctgtagcgccccccagcgctgccactacgtagtagtacctggtctcgtctgctgttatgtctctgagcgcgaactgtgcctcagcctgcgcgaaccatgtagccgcggaagactcccaaaactccggcagtttaattgcaacggcgttcgtagccataatgtgtgtggtttcagaaaacttatccgaaaaccgacgtcggggtcaccagtgtagagccgaaggaacggagaagaccgtaggttcacactttagccgtgtaggcaactttctttaatcaacggtaaatcagagagacaacaaaaccacagctcgactgagcggaggcggcaagaataatcagaaaactggctggacaaccttaacttaaccctgcgttaacctgccagggcaaccctgacttaacccttagttcctggggtgaattctatccccagtacgtgtccaccacagaatATTGTTTAAAAGTGATTGTACTTTCTTTTAATGATCGAGGCATAAATCAACTAAGCCCCACTCAAGGAgcaggaaaatatatatatatatatatatatatatatatatatatatatatatatattaaacggAAGCTACCTTGTCCCATAGGAAGCCATTCATTCAAATGACGATGGCGGTCTGCTTAGCAGCCAAGCATATGCATAATTATTTGCCTGCTTTTTGAAATGTCTTGCTCGCATTCAATTTCTGTGATAGGACAACTTGAACGCTATGGCGGTACCGACATGTCAGCAAAACTGGTCAATCGATACACCTTCTGCATCTCATAAAGAAAACCCACCAATCACACGTTCAGATTCATGCAGCTGCAGCACCATTATTTACAACAGATAACAAGGACATTTCAATGATTCTTGAGGCAGCAAATTCTGCACATATACAACCGTCggtacactgggggggggggtacatttttCTGTGAAAACAGTATCCCTCGGAACAAACTTTGACACGAAATCTTAAATGAAAATTATGTGTCTCTGAAATTAAGAAATAGACGACTCCCCATAGTAAAAGATAGGGTTCTAGTCTTTTTGGTCGAGAATTAATGCCGGGCAGCGTTTCCAAGATGGCGCCCAAGTGAAGGGAGGACCTGATTGAGGACCGAGCGTCTCTTGCGAGGCTTTgcttatgtaacgggggcagtcctatgctgttctatgctgatcagcctgctgcacgcccgtcactctcatcgttagctctgcgttgtgttctattttcggtggggtcccaggtgttgtggggggccctcagtctctcatcatcatcatcatcatgatcaaggaaggaggggggacacacaggactctatttggcccaccttgccatttatttagtttcaaacccttcgacaaacgtccagtcctccagcgggagcggtgtttcttacggacgtgggggtcgaagttcaaccactgcccggacttcacttgtgtgcgttagaaggagaaaccgtccacgggactccgatgtaagaaaggataaacaagtattttatcccacagcttgcagtatcttcttacagggatactcaaagttacgttctcctcaaccagcaaacctgtcctacggtaagaaacacgcgtggctcggctcgatcgctgcttgagactcctcccccaaaacaaaaatggcctctcccgcgttccgtcttccgtgtacccataagacctctctcttaaagcgacagtatacgtatatgacggtcgttgtaaaacacataaaagtaaataatgacataaaataaaatgtagtaaacacaaataacagcacacagacaggatttggtgatatttcatactcaaacaaaataaaataaaaacattaattttaacctggttacacttagATGTCATGGATTTGCTTTTGGTACGTTACAGTTATGTGGCTATCATTACATAAGATTGAATTAGATTAATTTAGTTTTGTTTGGTCAAgttttctggtgtgggaagatggcggcgcaaattcacgtttgcagtggcctcacccagtaccgtccatgcagtgtctttgtccatgtctgcgtttaagtttgtctttgtttgatggctgggagagcttggtctgcagcaccctgtgggcccagggactgacaagacgcagaagcggactaagctaactgctagcccatgcagaccggcagttcagataacaccgagggcggtctggcggcggcctcgcctagccttgactgtgttttagtgtcgtcttgTGGAAtgcggggaagtgtgtcgaagttgtttggctgggagagctagcgtttgatcggctgagagagcttggtctgctgcaccctgtgggtccaaggaccacggccctgaccggggctgcgcccgaagaggaaacaccgagggcggtcttacaggacgcagaagcggggcaggctaagctaactgctagcccatgcagaccggcagttccgacagtcatcctggctggcgttcgttctcctggaccgtgttttttttgtttttttttttactttggatatatgtgttaggttggatatatgtgtttgtgtagttcttgtagtttggaggtgcatgtttttgtctttgtgttgcactgctgtgggctgggggaaacgatgtttcatttcatttcatgtgcgcaagtgcatgaaatgaaatgacaaagtgtttctgatttctgatttctGGTCAAGTAAAGTTTAGtctacttttgttt
Proteins encoded:
- the bmp10 gene encoding bone morphogenetic protein 10; amino-acid sequence: MASIWVPNLGSIFSSKTFFWLFSISILQGPLCGQGNPISHTLQRHRPAPGLGDGHGGVVDPSLLEQDSNTDMQSLLESMKEQFLQTFNLTGLGPPPLPPGSTRVEPPEYMMELYNRFANDHTAMPTANIIRSFKNEDLSSSDVGMGGVRRHPLLFNVSVPRHERVTAAELRLYTLVQTDRHLYAGVDRKVTIYELEPHDRDNNMTEERTEDMRGDAFRGGGGGEEEGRQELVELASRQVYGTDNGWQAFDLTTAVQRWRKSEYSTTHRLEVHIATLAADESGGQGVEGLPEGDLKIDTSPEEKHRPLLIVFSDDQSSDHRDDRRELNEMIDHETSDSVLQDNLGLGLYGLWGEMGRDSEAREELDEEALIQMRSNLIYDTASRIRRNAKGNHCKKQSLFVEFKDIGWDSWILAPTGYDAFECSGICSYPLTKHVTPTKHAIIQTLVNINSPQKAGRACCVPTKLDPISLLYLEDTGVVTYKYKFEGMVVAECGCR